One Falsihalocynthiibacter arcticus DNA segment encodes these proteins:
- a CDS encoding SlyX family protein: protein MSEKRITQIEEEMAHLTRAVEDLSDIVARMDTENSLLKHRVQMLLQREAERESQGGGGAVLTDQRPPHW from the coding sequence ATGAGCGAAAAACGTATCACGCAAATCGAAGAAGAGATGGCCCATTTGACCCGCGCGGTCGAGGACCTGTCCGATATTGTTGCGCGTATGGATACTGAAAACAGCCTTCTGAAGCACCGTGTGCAAATGCTCCTGCAACGCGAAGCGGAACGAGAATCTCAAGGGGGCGGCGGCGCGGTTCTTACGGACCAACGCCCACCTCATTGGTAG